In Penaeus monodon isolate SGIC_2016 chromosome 7, NSTDA_Pmon_1, whole genome shotgun sequence, the following are encoded in one genomic region:
- the LOC119575313 gene encoding uncharacterized protein LOC119575313, whose translation MGDLQEELKTLEAFLERKEEETPDLESVLRGLAEESEESEESEDSAAESGEDRAARSRQTFEGWHRNHKERMTRLTKCLEATHTRKMGKIQFSISALQRLDIMADSKPDKNRLSLKRLTEKSLTVESLREVLAKDPGMFARGLILELYSGAFSPGDICRVLGEDNIKCIEQTLNGIYIITVTNTANRDHIAATFKSIEFIGRSNVNSNPAHSGSYKLHNVAPTSACVMGILAGIPSFLSSRNLDGLQEALSDTFPLLENVELRPLIWKGGIHSGKLALRSETEDLAALDNFFQSCNREVAFSGFTGKLTDIKAKSQNEEALLPAKPFEQGFSFKSWDW comes from the exons ATGGGAGACCTTCAGGAGGAACTTAAAACCCTGGAAGCTTTccttgaaagaaaggaagaagagactcCTGATCTAGAAAGTGTCTTGCGAGGCTTGGCTGAAGAATCTGAGGAGAGCGAGGAATCCGAAGACTCTGCAGCAGAGAGCGGGGAGGACAGAGCTGCCAGGTCTCGGCAGACTTTCGAGGGCTGGCACCGGAACCACAAGGAACGGATGACTCGGCTGACCAAATGCCTAGAGGCCACACACACCAGGAAGATGGGAAAG ATCCAGTTCTCCATCTCGGCTCTCCAGCGCTTGGACATCATGGCGGATTCAAAACCAGATAAAAATCGCTTGAGTTTGAAAAGGCTGACTGAGAAG AGCCTGACAGTGGAATCATTGAGAGAGGTTTTGGCTAAAGATCCAGGCATGTTTGCAAGAGGCTTAATACTTGAGCTGTACTCGGGTGCATTCTCTCCTGGAGATATTTGCCGTGTTTTGGGAGAGGACAACATTAAGTGTATAGAACAGACACTTAATGGAATCTATATCATCACGGTAACGAACACTGCGAACAGAGACCACATAGCAGCGACGTTTAAATCAATCGAGTTCATTGGTCGGAGCAATGTAAATTCGAATCCGGCACACAGCGGTAGTTATAAGCTACACAACGTGGCTCCTACTTCAGCCTGCGTGATGGGAATCCTGGCGGGGATCCCCTCCTTTCTGTCTTCTAGGAATCTCGACGGGCTGCAGGAGGCATTGTCAGACACTTTTCCCCTCTTAGAGAACGTCGAGTTGCGTCCCCTGATTTGGAAGGGGGGTATACACAGCGGAAAGTTGGCCTTGAGGTCTGAGACAGAGGATCTTGCCGCCCTTGACAACTTCTTCCAAAGTTGCAACAGGGAAGTGGCCTTCAGCGGTTTTACGGGGAAACTGACAGATATAAAGGCCAAGTCCCAGAACGAGGAAGCTTTGTTGCCGGCAAAACCTTTTGAACAGGGGTTTTCATTTAAGAGTTGGGactggtaa